Genomic DNA from Phyllostomus discolor isolate MPI-MPIP mPhyDis1 chromosome 12, mPhyDis1.pri.v3, whole genome shotgun sequence:
AGATTGTGAAGTCAGGACCTTGTTCAGATCATACCAGGAACCTGGCTTTGTTCACTCAGAGTTTTAGTGTCATTACTAGCAGTCACACCAATTTCTACTCTTTGTTTTCCAGCTTTTACAATGTGCTAACTTGTCAGTTCTACTACTGGTCACTTCCATTGTGATTTCCAGCCCCAAGGATATTTCCATCTCAGTTGATCCCACATTTCACCCTTTCTCTCACCCCTCTGTCTGTAGTACTCTTGAACATTGGCGCTCAGGTGTTGTGCTCTGAGTtgttcacaaatatatatatcGACCTTGTACAGCAGCTAATATCTTGTAATTGGATGGTAATGGGCTTATATGCGTGCTTCTACCCAGCCTAATGTCAGCAGCAGAGAGGGATATACAGGAAGCTGTTGGCAGAGGAAATGCATTGTAAGCCCTGTCTCTCTTCCGTGTGTCATGCCCTGTCCGAGTATCCTTCCCATGGcctggttttcattattttgtgaCTTACAAGCCCAGTACCATACAGCAGTGAGCCAGTTCTTCAAATGAACTTGTTTTGAAagggattttatgtattcatgcCTACATGTGACATGTGAATATATGTGATATGGTTCTCTCCTTTCTATAGTGAACAGATACTTCtacagcatttatttatttttttttgtccaggTTGCTGCTGTGGAGCAAAGGATGTGGAGGCACCCACTGAAGAGAACATTTGTGTACCAGTGTCACAGGCAAGGAATGCCAAGACAGCTGTGTCTTCCCAGAAGAGCCACCCCTGTGAGAGTTGTGGGCCCGTGCTGAGAGACATTTTTAACTTGGTGGAGCTTCAGGGAACACAACAGAGCCCACCACTGCTGAGGTGTGGGGCATGTGCAAAACGATTTTATTTCAGTGCAAAGTGTCACCAACACTGGGATGTACACATGCGACAGAAACCCTTCAGGAGTAGTATGGACAAGGCCTCATTTGTGAAGAGCTGCAGAATCCACATGTCAGGGAATCCCTTTACCTGTGACGTGGTTGAGAAGGACTTCCTGGCCAGCTCAGGACATCAGCAGCAACAGGACACCCATAAAGCACAGGAACCAAACATAGGCACCCAGTGGGAAGCAACATTACAAAGCAGAAAAAGTCATTACACTTTGGAAGAAGGCAAGAAAGCCTTCAACCCCCAACACACACTTGTGGACCAGGGTGTTCATACTGGGAGAGAGTGTTTTGTATGCAATGAATGTGGAAAAACATTCAGGTACAGATCCTCATTTGTTATGCACTGCAGAGGCCACAATGGAGAAAGTTTCCGTGTGTGTGGCCAAAATGGAAAATCCTTTAGTGAAACCTCAACCTTCCATCGgcataaaaaaaatcataccagAGCAAGGCAGTACAAGTGCAGCAAATGTGGAAAATCCTTAAGCCTCAAATCTGTCATTCATTCACGGAAACGGCACTATGGACAAGCAAATTACATGTGCAGTGAATGTGCACAATCTTTTAGTCATAGCTCAATTTTTAATCAATATCAGAGAGTTCgcactggagaaaagccttacaAGTGTAATGACTGTGAAAAATCTTTTACCTCTGTTGCTGCTCTCAGTTaccatcagagagttcacactggagaaaggccttatgggtgtagtgaatgtgggaagtcttttatcacttttattgcCCTTTGTTATCATCAgaaagttcacactggagaaaggcatTATGACTGCAGTGagtgtgggaaatcttttaaCAATAGGTGGAAACTTGTTCGACACCAGAAAACTCATACAGGAGAAAAGCCTTATGTGTGCAGTATATGTGGCAAATCTTTTACTAATAGCTTTACCCTTAAGTATCATGAACAAGGCCACCTAGGaaaaaggccttatgagtgcagtgaatgtcaGAAATCCTTTACCACTAGCTCTGCCCTTCGATATCATCATAGTGTTCACTCGGGAAAAAGACcttatgaatgcagtgaatgtgggaaatcttttatcTCTCGATCTACCTTCCAATACCATCTGAAAACACATTcaggagaaaagccttataagtgcagtgaatgtgggaaatcttttaccaggAACTATGGTCTTCATTGTCATCAGAGTGTTCACACCGGAGAaaagccttatgagtgcagtgaatgtgggaaatcttttaccaggATCAATGGTCTTCATTgtcatcagagaattcacactggagaaagaccttatgagtgcagtgaatgtgggaagtctTTTACCACAAGCAGTAGCCTTGCAAAACATCGGAGAGTTCATCCTGGAGGAAGGCCAtttgagtgcagtgaatgtgagAAATCTTTTGCCAGTAGTGATACCTTCTGTTCTCATCAGACGGTTCACAAAAGAGAAAAGCCTTTTAAGTGCAATCAGTGCGGAAAATCTTTTTCCTCTGGTTCCACTCTCCGttatcatcagagagttcacacaggagaaaggccttatgagtgtaaTCAATGtgggaaattttttatttatagttccAAACTTCGTTATCATCAGCGACTTCACACTGGTGAAAGACCTTAtaagtgcagtgaatgtggaaaatcttttatCTATAGTTCCAAACTTCGTTGTCATCAGCGACTTCACAcgggagaaaggccttatgagtgcagtgaatgtgggaaatcttttatcTATAGTTCCCTATTGCGTTATCATCAGCGAGTTCACACTGgtgaaaggccttatgagtgcagtgaatgtgggaaaactTTTATCTCTAGTTCCAAACTTCGttatcatcagagagttcacactagGAAAAAGCCTTAAATGTGTTGGAAATGTTCAATTTTCTGTTCACTGTAACAACCCTGGAGGAAGCTCTTTGAGGAGCCATCTGTCTGAAAAGAAACTCTTATATCTGAATATGCACAGTGGGGTGATTCCCCAGaatttttgtttatctgggaaGTGTGTGCagatatgttgtattttctaaCTTGCC
This window encodes:
- the LOC114511481 gene encoding zinc finger protein 345-like isoform X3 — its product is MAEGRLRHRVQVVVTFEDVAVYLSRTEWCLLDEAQRRLYLDVMLENFAHVSSLGCCCGAKDVEAPTEENICVPVSQARNAKTAVSSQKSHPCESCGPVLRDIFNLVELQGTQQSPPLLRCGACAKRFYFSAKCHQHWDVHMRQKPFRSSMDKASFVKSCRIHMSGNPFTCDVVEKDFLASSGHQQQQDTHKAQEPNIGTQWEATLQSRKSHYTLEEGKKAFNPQHTLVDQGVHTGRECFVCNECGKTFRYRSSFVMHCRGHNGESFRVCGQNGKSFSETSTFHRHKKNHTRARQYKCSKCGKSLSLKSVIHSRKRHYGQANYMCSECAQSFSHSSIFNQYQRVRTGEKPYKCNDCEKSFTSVAALSYHQRVHTGERPYGCSECGKSFITFIALCYHQKVHTGERHYDCSECGKSFNNRWKLVRHQKTHTGEKPYVCSICGKSFTNSFTLKYHEQGHLGKRPYECSECQKSFTTSSALRYHHSVHSGKRPYECSECGKSFISRSTFQYHLKTHSGEKPYKCSECGKSFTRNYGLHCHQSVHTGEKPYECSECGKSFTRINGLHCHQRIHTGERPYECSECGKSFTTSSSLAKHRRVHPGGRPFECSECEKSFASSDTFCSHQTVHKREKPFKCNQCGKSFSSGSTLRYHQRVHTGERPYECNQCGKFFIYSSKLRYHQRLHTGERPYKCSECGKSFIYSSKLRCHQRLHTGERPYECSECGKSFIYSSLLRYHQRVHTGERPYECSECGKTFISSSKLRYHQRVHTRKKP
- the LOC114511481 gene encoding zinc finger protein 345-like isoform X6, translated to MHFSWEEWRLLDEAQRRLYLHVMLDNFTLISSLGCCCGAKDVEAPTEENICVPVSQARNAKTAVSSQKSHPCESCGPVLRDIFNLVELQGTQQSPPLLRCGACAKRFYFSAKCHQHWDVHMRQKPFRSSMDKASFVKSCRIHMSGNPFTCDVVEKDFLASSGHQQQQDTHKAQEPNIGTQWEATLQSRKSHYTLEEGKKAFNPQHTLVDQGVHTGRECFVCNECGKTFRYRSSFVMHCRGHNGESFRVCGQNGKSFSETSTFHRHKKNHTRARQYKCSKCGKSLSLKSVIHSRKRHYGQANYMCSECAQSFSHSSIFNQYQRVRTGEKPYKCNDCEKSFTSVAALSYHQRVHTGERPYGCSECGKSFITFIALCYHQKVHTGERHYDCSECGKSFNNRWKLVRHQKTHTGEKPYVCSICGKSFTNSFTLKYHEQGHLGKRPYECSECQKSFTTSSALRYHHSVHSGKRPYECSECGKSFISRSTFQYHLKTHSGEKPYKCSECGKSFTRNYGLHCHQSVHTGEKPYECSECGKSFTRINGLHCHQRIHTGERPYECSECGKSFTTSSSLAKHRRVHPGGRPFECSECEKSFASSDTFCSHQTVHKREKPFKCNQCGKSFSSGSTLRYHQRVHTGERPYECNQCGKFFIYSSKLRYHQRLHTGERPYKCSECGKSFIYSSKLRCHQRLHTGERPYECSECGKSFIYSSLLRYHQRVHTGERPYECSECGKTFISSSKLRYHQRVHTRKKP
- the LOC114511481 gene encoding zinc finger protein 345-like isoform X5, producing MYPRWVVVTFEDVAVYLSRTEWCLLDEAQRRLYLDVMLENFAHVSSLGCCCGAKDVEAPTEENICVPVSQARNAKTAVSSQKSHPCESCGPVLRDIFNLVELQGTQQSPPLLRCGACAKRFYFSAKCHQHWDVHMRQKPFRSSMDKASFVKSCRIHMSGNPFTCDVVEKDFLASSGHQQQQDTHKAQEPNIGTQWEATLQSRKSHYTLEEGKKAFNPQHTLVDQGVHTGRECFVCNECGKTFRYRSSFVMHCRGHNGESFRVCGQNGKSFSETSTFHRHKKNHTRARQYKCSKCGKSLSLKSVIHSRKRHYGQANYMCSECAQSFSHSSIFNQYQRVRTGEKPYKCNDCEKSFTSVAALSYHQRVHTGERPYGCSECGKSFITFIALCYHQKVHTGERHYDCSECGKSFNNRWKLVRHQKTHTGEKPYVCSICGKSFTNSFTLKYHEQGHLGKRPYECSECQKSFTTSSALRYHHSVHSGKRPYECSECGKSFISRSTFQYHLKTHSGEKPYKCSECGKSFTRNYGLHCHQSVHTGEKPYECSECGKSFTRINGLHCHQRIHTGERPYECSECGKSFTTSSSLAKHRRVHPGGRPFECSECEKSFASSDTFCSHQTVHKREKPFKCNQCGKSFSSGSTLRYHQRVHTGERPYECNQCGKFFIYSSKLRYHQRLHTGERPYKCSECGKSFIYSSKLRCHQRLHTGERPYECSECGKSFIYSSLLRYHQRVHTGERPYECSECGKTFISSSKLRYHQRVHTRKKP
- the LOC114511481 gene encoding zinc finger protein 345-like isoform X2, whose amino-acid sequence is MAAAPRRRLADTSVTFEDIAMHFSWEEWRLLDEAQRRLYLHVMLDNFTLISSLGCCCGAKDVEAPTEENICVPVSQARNAKTAVSSQKSHPCESCGPVLRDIFNLVELQGTQQSPPLLRCGACAKRFYFSAKCHQHWDVHMRQKPFRSSMDKASFVKSCRIHMSGNPFTCDVVEKDFLASSGHQQQQDTHKAQEPNIGTQWEATLQSRKSHYTLEEGKKAFNPQHTLVDQGVHTGRECFVCNECGKTFRYRSSFVMHCRGHNGESFRVCGQNGKSFSETSTFHRHKKNHTRARQYKCSKCGKSLSLKSVIHSRKRHYGQANYMCSECAQSFSHSSIFNQYQRVRTGEKPYKCNDCEKSFTSVAALSYHQRVHTGERPYGCSECGKSFITFIALCYHQKVHTGERHYDCSECGKSFNNRWKLVRHQKTHTGEKPYVCSICGKSFTNSFTLKYHEQGHLGKRPYECSECQKSFTTSSALRYHHSVHSGKRPYECSECGKSFISRSTFQYHLKTHSGEKPYKCSECGKSFTRNYGLHCHQSVHTGEKPYECSECGKSFTRINGLHCHQRIHTGERPYECSECGKSFTTSSSLAKHRRVHPGGRPFECSECEKSFASSDTFCSHQTVHKREKPFKCNQCGKSFSSGSTLRYHQRVHTGERPYECNQCGKFFIYSSKLRYHQRLHTGERPYKCSECGKSFIYSSKLRCHQRLHTGERPYECSECGKSFIYSSLLRYHQRVHTGERPYECSECGKTFISSSKLRYHQRVHTRKKP
- the LOC114511481 gene encoding zinc finger protein 345-like isoform X1, producing MAAGALRRRLEVVVTFEDVAVYLSRTEWCLLDEAQRRLYLDVMLENFAHVSSLGCCCGAKDVEAPTEENICVPVSQARNAKTAVSSQKSHPCESCGPVLRDIFNLVELQGTQQSPPLLRCGACAKRFYFSAKCHQHWDVHMRQKPFRSSMDKASFVKSCRIHMSGNPFTCDVVEKDFLASSGHQQQQDTHKAQEPNIGTQWEATLQSRKSHYTLEEGKKAFNPQHTLVDQGVHTGRECFVCNECGKTFRYRSSFVMHCRGHNGESFRVCGQNGKSFSETSTFHRHKKNHTRARQYKCSKCGKSLSLKSVIHSRKRHYGQANYMCSECAQSFSHSSIFNQYQRVRTGEKPYKCNDCEKSFTSVAALSYHQRVHTGERPYGCSECGKSFITFIALCYHQKVHTGERHYDCSECGKSFNNRWKLVRHQKTHTGEKPYVCSICGKSFTNSFTLKYHEQGHLGKRPYECSECQKSFTTSSALRYHHSVHSGKRPYECSECGKSFISRSTFQYHLKTHSGEKPYKCSECGKSFTRNYGLHCHQSVHTGEKPYECSECGKSFTRINGLHCHQRIHTGERPYECSECGKSFTTSSSLAKHRRVHPGGRPFECSECEKSFASSDTFCSHQTVHKREKPFKCNQCGKSFSSGSTLRYHQRVHTGERPYECNQCGKFFIYSSKLRYHQRLHTGERPYKCSECGKSFIYSSKLRCHQRLHTGERPYECSECGKSFIYSSLLRYHQRVHTGERPYECSECGKTFISSSKLRYHQRVHTRKKP